The Parvibaculaceae bacterium PLY_AMNH_Bact1 genome window below encodes:
- a CDS encoding ATPase (Derived by automated computational analysis using gene prediction method: Protein Homology.), with protein sequence MTNDKDKVLNADRFVSHPGDGASANLRKRFYERAAARATDDGFVIELDGRPIKTPARAKLSVPTMALGDAIAEEWNAQETHIVPETMLVTKLANTALDRVGPRKDEVVDEISAFGGSDLLCYRADDPESLVARQAEQWDPLLDWLDGKYQARLDLASGVIFKEQAPETLARLHGFVASRTEFELAGLHQAVSLCGSLVLGLALIDTHIGPDKAHDLAHLDEAWQAERWGWDEEAQARLEERRKMLNATARYLELL encoded by the coding sequence GTGACGAACGATAAAGACAAGGTTTTGAACGCAGATCGATTTGTCTCGCATCCAGGTGATGGTGCGAGTGCTAATCTGCGGAAACGTTTCTATGAGCGCGCGGCTGCTCGGGCGACAGATGATGGGTTTGTGATTGAGCTTGATGGTCGGCCGATCAAAACGCCCGCGAGGGCCAAACTCAGTGTTCCAACGATGGCCCTGGGGGACGCGATTGCGGAGGAGTGGAACGCCCAGGAAACGCACATCGTCCCGGAGACTATGCTTGTTACGAAGCTTGCAAACACGGCGCTTGACCGCGTGGGTCCCCGGAAAGATGAAGTCGTCGACGAAATCTCAGCTTTTGGCGGATCGGACCTTCTTTGTTATCGGGCAGACGACCCTGAGAGCCTCGTAGCTCGACAGGCGGAACAATGGGACCCGTTGCTTGATTGGCTAGATGGAAAGTACCAGGCGCGCTTGGACTTGGCCTCTGGTGTCATTTTTAAAGAACAGGCGCCTGAAACGCTGGCTCGGCTACATGGTTTCGTTGCATCACGGACAGAATTTGAGTTGGCTGGTCTCCACCAGGCGGTTTCCTTGTGTGGTTCGCTGGTTTTGGGCCTTGCTTTGATCGACACTCATATTGGTCCCGATAAGGCCCATGATTTGGCTCATCTGGACGAAGCCTGGCAGGCAGAGCGCTGGGGATGGGATGAAGAGGCGCAGGCGCGTCTTGAGGAGCGTCGAAAGATGCTAAATGCGACTGCGAGATATCTGGAACTCCTCTAA
- a CDS encoding acyl-CoA carboxylase subunit beta (Derived by automated computational analysis using gene prediction method: Protein Homology.) produces MKEIIRQLEERRAVARLGGGERRIDSQHSKGKLTARERISLLLDEGSFEEFDMFVEHDCYDFGMEGQKVPGDGVVTGWGTVNGRPVYLFAKDFTVMGGSLSRNHAKKINKVQDMALKMGAPIVGLFDAGGARIQEGVDALGGYGEVFSRNVLASGVIPQISVIMGPCAGGDVYSPAMTDFIFMVKDTSYMFVTGPDVVKTVTNEEVTSEELGGASVHSTKSSVADGAFENDVVAMSQVRRLIDYLPASNRSDVPERPFFDDQDRVEPSLDTLIPSNPNMPYDMKELVLKLIDEGDFFEIQESFAKNIITGFGRIEGRTVGFVANQPMTLAGVLDSDASRKAARFVRFCDCFDIPIVTLVDVPGFLPGTSQEYGGLIKHGAKLLYAYAEATVPKITVITRKAYGGAYVVMASTHLRGDVNYAWPTAEVAVMGAKGAVEIIHRKDINDEEKIAEHTAEYEDRFLNPFKAAERGYIDEVIMPHNTRPRIARALAVLRDKELENPWKKHDNIPL; encoded by the coding sequence ATGAAAGAAATTATTCGTCAGCTAGAAGAACGACGCGCCGTGGCCAGATTAGGTGGTGGCGAGCGGCGGATCGACTCCCAACACAGCAAAGGCAAGCTCACCGCTCGCGAGCGGATCAGCCTGCTGCTGGACGAGGGCAGTTTCGAAGAGTTCGACATGTTCGTTGAACATGATTGCTACGATTTTGGCATGGAAGGCCAGAAGGTGCCCGGCGATGGAGTCGTCACCGGATGGGGTACGGTCAATGGCCGTCCTGTCTACCTGTTTGCCAAAGATTTCACGGTGATGGGCGGCTCTCTTTCGCGCAACCACGCGAAGAAGATCAATAAGGTTCAAGATATGGCGCTCAAAATGGGCGCGCCCATTGTCGGCCTGTTTGATGCCGGTGGCGCCCGTATCCAGGAAGGTGTTGATGCACTTGGCGGCTATGGCGAAGTGTTTAGTCGCAATGTGTTGGCATCCGGTGTCATTCCGCAGATTTCTGTGATCATGGGGCCTTGCGCTGGTGGTGACGTTTATTCACCAGCGATGACCGACTTCATCTTCATGGTCAAAGACACGTCCTACATGTTTGTTACAGGGCCAGATGTTGTGAAGACGGTTACCAATGAGGAAGTGACCTCCGAGGAGCTTGGAGGTGCGTCTGTTCACTCAACCAAGTCTTCTGTTGCCGATGGTGCTTTTGAAAATGATGTGGTTGCTATGAGCCAGGTTCGTCGCTTGATCGACTACCTGCCCGCGTCCAATCGTTCGGATGTGCCCGAACGGCCTTTCTTTGATGATCAGGATCGCGTGGAACCCTCGCTCGACACGCTCATCCCGAGCAATCCCAATATGCCTTACGATATGAAGGAGTTGGTTCTAAAGCTCATTGATGAAGGTGACTTCTTCGAGATCCAAGAGAGTTTTGCGAAGAACATCATCACAGGCTTTGGACGTATTGAAGGTCGGACGGTTGGCTTTGTCGCCAACCAACCGATGACCCTGGCAGGCGTACTGGACAGCGACGCCAGCCGGAAAGCAGCACGGTTCGTTCGCTTCTGTGACTGCTTTGATATTCCGATTGTCACGCTCGTCGATGTTCCAGGCTTCCTGCCCGGGACGTCGCAGGAATATGGCGGCCTTATCAAGCACGGTGCGAAGCTTCTTTATGCCTATGCCGAAGCGACCGTGCCGAAGATCACAGTGATCACGCGCAAAGCTTATGGCGGTGCCTATGTGGTGATGGCGTCAACCCACCTGCGGGGTGATGTTAACTATGCTTGGCCGACGGCGGAAGTGGCCGTGATGGGTGCGAAGGGGGCAGTGGAAATTATCCACCGCAAAGACATCAACGATGAAGAGAAAATCGCAGAACACACTGCCGAGTATGAAGACCGCTTTCTCAACCCGTTCAAGGCGGCAGAGCGTGGGTATATTGATGAGGTAATCATGCCTCACAATACGCGACCACGGATCGCCCGGGCGCTGGCAGTGCTGCGAGACAAAGAGCTCGAAAATCCTTGGAAAAAACACGACAACATTCCGCTTTAA
- a CDS encoding replication-associated recombination protein A (Derived by automated computational analysis using gene prediction method: Protein Homology.) yields MADLFHTPSESTQEAPRPLADRLRPAALSEVVGQTHLIGPEGPIGRMVASGHLSSIIFWGPPGTGKTTTARLLADAVGLAFEQVSAVFSGVADLKKVFEAARLRRTQGRSTLLFVDEIHRFNRAQQDSFLPVMEDGTVILVGATTENPSFELNAALLSRAQVLVLNRLDDEALEELLSRAEAFVGEKLALTDDARIALRAMADGDGRFVLNLAEEILALAPADPLDTQTLTKLMQRRAPIYDKSREGHYNLISALHKSVRGSDVDASLYWLARMLDGGEDPLFILRRIVRMAIEDIGLADPQALVQTLAAKNTYEFLGSPEGELALAQAVLYVASAPKSNAQYTAFKGAMKTAKETGSVAPPAHILNAPTKLMKELGYGAGYEYDHDAPDGFSGQDYFPDEMSRQRFYRPVERGFERDIAKRLAYWQKLREERQS; encoded by the coding sequence ATGGCTGACTTGTTTCATACCCCTTCCGAAAGCACTCAAGAGGCACCGCGACCGCTCGCGGACCGGCTGAGACCTGCGGCGCTTTCAGAAGTGGTTGGACAGACGCATCTGATCGGGCCGGAGGGTCCCATTGGGCGCATGGTAGCGTCGGGCCATCTATCCTCCATCATTTTCTGGGGACCACCAGGGACCGGCAAAACTACGACGGCGCGGCTCCTTGCGGATGCCGTGGGGCTTGCGTTTGAGCAGGTCTCGGCTGTCTTCTCAGGTGTTGCAGACCTGAAGAAGGTTTTTGAAGCAGCACGGCTACGGAGAACTCAGGGTCGCAGCACACTTCTCTTTGTTGATGAGATCCATCGGTTCAACCGGGCGCAGCAGGATAGTTTTCTGCCCGTGATGGAGGATGGCACGGTCATCCTTGTTGGCGCGACAACTGAGAATCCCTCTTTTGAGCTTAACGCCGCTCTCTTGTCCCGAGCACAGGTTTTGGTTCTCAATCGACTGGATGATGAGGCGCTTGAGGAGCTTCTGTCGCGGGCCGAAGCGTTTGTCGGGGAAAAGCTGGCGCTCACGGATGATGCGCGAATTGCGCTTCGGGCGATGGCGGACGGAGACGGGCGATTTGTTCTCAATCTGGCGGAGGAGATCCTCGCGCTGGCCCCGGCGGACCCGCTCGACACGCAGACGCTCACGAAACTGATGCAGAGGCGCGCGCCGATTTACGACAAGTCGCGCGAGGGGCACTACAATCTCATAAGCGCGCTCCACAAGTCGGTTCGCGGATCTGATGTAGATGCGTCCCTCTATTGGCTCGCCCGCATGCTGGATGGAGGCGAAGATCCGCTCTTCATCCTCCGACGCATTGTGCGGATGGCAATTGAGGACATTGGGCTCGCAGACCCCCAGGCATTGGTTCAAACTTTGGCCGCAAAAAACACGTATGAATTTTTGGGAAGTCCAGAGGGGGAGCTCGCGCTTGCGCAAGCCGTCCTCTATGTGGCCAGTGCGCCTAAGTCGAACGCGCAATATACAGCGTTCAAGGGTGCGATGAAGACGGCGAAAGAAACCGGATCTGTTGCACCACCGGCCCACATTCTTAATGCGCCCACAAAGCTCATGAAAGAGCTTGGGTATGGCGCCGGATATGAGTATGACCATGACGCGCCGGATGGATTTTCCGGCCAGGACTATTTCCCTGACGAGATGTCCCGACAGCGTTTCTATAGACCTGTCGAACGCGGGTTCGAGCGGGATATAGCGAAACGGTTGGCCTATTGGCAAAAACTGAGAGAGGAGAGGCAATCGTGA
- a CDS encoding AsmA family protein (Derived by automated computational analysis using gene prediction method: Protein Homology.): MKRLGLALLAFVVILVGVLYGLTFLDINAYRSEIASIAEEQTGRKVELAGPLQVGFSLTPTILAKDVRFGNASWGSDPTMFAADRIAIRLSLLSLLSADFGVTRLDVRGATVLLETGPGGKGNWMLDGLASDDEQSVSEEQTSTAGLPHVVLEDVHVTYKSGRRGEATDVDLTRADIEPRGEGIAIGLFGDVNASPASASALIVGDERSFRISNLKLAYGEIELTGQLKGSRSSANSPITIDGELSAPDIDLGALGASNSDGSVQEGLFSRTPLPFSALSVLNGEVDVAVDSLTYQDLEVTDFQTALTLKDGSLSAPVFATYGERRVEANVSATDGRSPRASITLSAPGFDIGTFLKDVNATDLIDVDGHIGLDLSAGGGSLAEIASKLNGKIDVATGRGSIHSSAFEWIAKDLIWALIPNGGEAGVADLTCFIGEVDFTDGIGKLSALALVTSEMRTSGSGTINLRDETVDIRLNPKPNDPGLLSLATPVNITGSLTSPSVLPDTGALLGEIAVAVGAGALTGGIGALLPLISTEHFDADETSACLEVIGTGKGSGSDSSDDKGVLENAGDGAGSIIEGVGDVLSSPFK, encoded by the coding sequence ATGAAAAGACTTGGTCTTGCTTTGCTAGCCTTCGTCGTAATTCTGGTCGGTGTGCTTTACGGACTCACCTTCTTGGACATCAATGCCTATCGGAGTGAAATTGCGTCGATCGCCGAAGAACAGACTGGTCGGAAGGTGGAGTTGGCGGGGCCGTTGCAAGTGGGGTTTTCATTGACCCCAACGATCCTTGCTAAGGACGTGCGCTTTGGCAACGCCTCTTGGGGGTCAGACCCCACAATGTTTGCAGCCGATCGCATAGCGATCCGTTTGTCCCTCTTAAGTCTTCTCTCCGCAGACTTTGGCGTAACTCGGCTTGACGTTCGCGGCGCGACGGTTCTTCTGGAAACAGGACCTGGGGGCAAGGGGAACTGGATGCTGGACGGGCTCGCCTCAGACGATGAGCAGTCGGTCTCAGAAGAGCAGACATCGACTGCTGGACTTCCTCATGTTGTGCTTGAGGATGTGCACGTCACCTATAAGAGCGGGCGGCGGGGTGAGGCAACTGACGTGGACTTGACGCGGGCAGATATTGAGCCGAGAGGAGAAGGGATTGCCATTGGGTTGTTTGGTGACGTTAACGCTAGCCCGGCGTCTGCCTCGGCCTTGATCGTCGGTGATGAGCGTTCGTTTCGCATCAGTAACCTCAAGCTTGCTTATGGCGAGATTGAACTCACCGGGCAGCTCAAGGGGAGCCGCAGCAGCGCAAATTCACCGATCACGATTGATGGCGAGTTGTCGGCGCCTGATATTGATCTGGGCGCGCTTGGTGCCTCCAATTCAGACGGATCGGTGCAAGAAGGTTTGTTCAGCAGAACGCCGCTTCCATTCAGTGCCTTGAGTGTTCTCAACGGGGAGGTCGATGTCGCAGTTGACAGCCTCACCTATCAGGACCTGGAGGTCACAGATTTTCAAACTGCCTTGACCCTTAAAGATGGATCGCTCAGCGCACCTGTATTTGCAACCTATGGTGAGCGGCGGGTAGAAGCAAATGTCAGCGCGACAGATGGAAGGTCGCCGCGAGCAAGTATTACGCTTTCAGCGCCGGGTTTCGATATTGGGACGTTCCTGAAGGACGTCAATGCCACAGACCTCATTGATGTTGATGGACATATCGGTCTTGATCTATCAGCAGGCGGTGGCTCACTAGCGGAGATTGCGTCAAAGCTAAATGGGAAGATTGATGTCGCAACCGGGCGTGGCAGCATTCATTCCAGTGCCTTTGAGTGGATTGCCAAGGACCTGATTTGGGCTCTGATCCCAAATGGGGGCGAGGCAGGCGTTGCCGACCTTACCTGCTTTATTGGCGAAGTTGATTTTACTGACGGTATCGGCAAACTCTCGGCGCTTGCCCTCGTGACAAGTGAGATGCGTACGTCAGGCTCCGGCACAATCAATCTGCGGGATGAGACCGTCGACATACGTCTTAATCCCAAACCAAATGACCCCGGTTTGTTGAGTCTGGCGACACCGGTCAACATCACTGGTTCCCTAACATCGCCAAGTGTCCTGCCCGACACTGGCGCATTGCTCGGGGAGATTGCCGTAGCCGTGGGGGCTGGCGCTTTGACGGGTGGCATTGGTGCATTGCTGCCGCTGATTAGCACAGAGCATTTTGATGCGGATGAAACAAGCGCTTGTCTGGAAGTGATTGGCACGGGAAAGGGAAGCGGATCGGACAGCAGTGACGATAAAGGTGTTCTTGAAAACGCCGGCGACGGCGCGGGGAGCATCATTGAGGGGGTTGGTGATGTCCTGTCCTCGCCATTTAAGTGA
- a CDS encoding TetR/AcrR family transcriptional regulator (Derived by automated computational analysis using gene prediction method: Protein Homology.), translating into MAERKRLSPEAAQKNILSRAEHYLIIGGPDAVRVQVIADDLGITDAAIHYHFGNRKGLMTALLKEAGRKLQNEIADIASSMTSSADMVTELAAKLTELYQGRKFGRLATWLAAEGWESEGQGLFDPIVKKLCEEPQNAQREGDVRYSLALLNTFLIGEDLVGGAFLASVSLAGDSKARAEFNRWVVRQIATGLALK; encoded by the coding sequence ATGGCAGAGCGAAAGCGGTTGAGCCCAGAGGCCGCTCAAAAGAATATTCTTTCCAGAGCGGAGCATTACCTCATCATTGGGGGCCCTGACGCTGTCCGCGTCCAGGTGATCGCCGATGACCTGGGGATCACTGATGCCGCGATCCACTACCATTTTGGAAACCGTAAAGGCTTGATGACGGCGCTCCTAAAGGAAGCGGGACGGAAGTTACAAAATGAGATCGCTGACATAGCAAGCAGCATGACGTCGAGTGCGGACATGGTGACTGAGTTGGCCGCGAAACTCACGGAACTCTACCAAGGACGTAAATTTGGACGTCTGGCTACCTGGTTGGCGGCAGAGGGATGGGAAAGTGAAGGGCAGGGCCTTTTTGACCCGATTGTGAAGAAACTCTGTGAAGAGCCGCAAAATGCGCAGAGGGAGGGTGATGTGCGGTATTCACTTGCGCTCCTAAACACCTTCCTGATTGGGGAAGACCTTGTTGGAGGCGCCTTTCTGGCAAGTGTCAGCCTTGCGGGCGACAGCAAAGCCCGGGCAGAATTTAATCGCTGGGTTGTCCGGCAGATTGCAACAGGTTTGGCGCTCAAATAG
- a CDS encoding RluA family pseudouridine synthase (Derived by automated computational analysis using gene prediction method: Protein Homology.) has product MSGVAHVDVSEDDDGLRVDRWFKRHYPELAHSRLEKLLRKGQVRVDGGRVKANVRLEAGQTVRVPPFGGQDGFVPNKKPTRSSFDKKEAAFVQSLVLHKDASIIAINKPSGLAVQGGTGTERHLDGMLEGLKFDFPERPRLVHRLDRDTSGVLLLARTAKAASKLARAFKERDTRKVYWALTVGVPRPERGTIRMTLAKQAGRSGERMVPVPDRTPGGQASETHFATVARAGQKLAWVSFMPVTGRTHQLRVHAVAALECPIVGDGKYGGAEAHPGGEISSSLHLHARSMDIAHPDGGRFTVSAPLSDHMAATWRLLALDEQDDGDPFAELEL; this is encoded by the coding sequence ATGAGTGGTGTCGCGCATGTCGATGTGAGTGAAGACGATGATGGGCTTCGTGTGGACCGCTGGTTCAAGCGCCATTATCCCGAGCTCGCGCATTCCCGTCTGGAGAAGCTGCTTCGCAAAGGGCAGGTCCGCGTTGATGGCGGCCGGGTTAAAGCCAACGTTCGCCTGGAAGCAGGGCAGACGGTTCGGGTTCCACCTTTTGGTGGGCAGGATGGGTTTGTTCCAAACAAGAAGCCGACGCGATCCTCATTTGATAAAAAGGAAGCTGCCTTCGTTCAGAGTCTCGTCTTGCATAAAGATGCGTCAATTATCGCGATCAACAAGCCGAGCGGCTTAGCTGTGCAAGGGGGTACTGGCACGGAACGGCATTTGGATGGAATGCTGGAAGGCCTCAAATTTGATTTCCCGGAACGTCCGCGGTTGGTCCACAGATTAGATAGAGATACGAGTGGTGTTCTGCTGCTTGCGCGGACCGCAAAGGCAGCATCGAAGCTCGCACGGGCGTTCAAGGAAAGAGATACAAGGAAAGTCTATTGGGCACTTACCGTCGGCGTTCCGCGGCCTGAGCGGGGAACTATCCGTATGACGCTCGCAAAGCAGGCAGGGCGGTCAGGTGAACGTATGGTGCCTGTTCCAGATCGAACCCCTGGAGGGCAGGCGTCAGAAACCCATTTTGCGACAGTGGCCCGCGCCGGACAGAAGCTTGCCTGGGTCTCTTTCATGCCGGTGACAGGGCGGACCCATCAGCTGCGCGTGCATGCCGTTGCAGCACTTGAATGTCCGATTGTTGGTGATGGAAAGTATGGTGGCGCAGAGGCGCACCCTGGCGGTGAAATTTCTTCCTCCTTGCACCTACATGCACGATCCATGGATATCGCTCATCCCGATGGGGGGAGGTTCACGGTATCGGCGCCGCTGTCGGATCATATGGCGGCTACGTGGAGACTGCTGGCGCTCGATGAGCAAGATGATGGTGATCCATTTGCGGAGTTGGAATTGTGA
- the crcB gene encoding fluoride efflux transporter CrcB (Derived by automated computational analysis using gene prediction method: Protein Homology.), producing MKMLIAVALGGAVGATGRYLFAAQALRFFGPGFPWGTLGVNILGSFVMGVIVEALALRFQVSPEVRAFLVTGVLGGFTTFSAFSLDISLLLERKDIGVAAFYAFGSLGGAVLALFFGIWLMRVVLS from the coding sequence GTGAAAATGTTGATTGCCGTGGCGCTTGGCGGTGCTGTGGGCGCTACTGGCCGCTACCTTTTTGCCGCTCAGGCATTGCGATTTTTTGGACCTGGTTTTCCGTGGGGGACACTTGGGGTCAATATTCTTGGGTCCTTTGTGATGGGTGTGATTGTTGAGGCGCTGGCGCTGCGGTTTCAAGTGTCGCCTGAGGTTCGGGCCTTCCTTGTGACCGGTGTGCTCGGCGGGTTCACTACCTTTTCTGCATTTTCTCTTGATATCTCGCTGCTTCTGGAGCGGAAAGATATTGGGGTTGCGGCGTTCTATGCCTTTGGGTCGCTGGGCGGAGCTGTTCTAGCACTCTTCTTTGGAATATGGCTTATGCGGGTCGTTCTCTCATGA
- a CDS encoding HAD-IA family hydrolase (Derived by automated computational analysis using gene prediction method: Protein Homology. GO_function: GO:0016787 - hydrolase activity [Evidence IEA]; GO_process: GO:0008152 - metabolic process [Evidence IEA]), translating into MSALKLVVFDCDGTLVDSQHMIVAAMNRAFSAHSLSLLPRERVLSIVGLSLEEAITKLLPEEDGATVSLVKESYRQAFFHLRQDPSLHEPLFPGAKKALDELSMRDDVLLGVATGKSQRGLQNILELHDIQGHFMTLQTADEHPSKPHPSMMQQAMSDAGVTASQTVIFGDTSYDIVMGRDAGAHAVGVSWGYHDRQELMAYGAPHVLDHFDDLVPYLDAHWSGDAAAKRSLEIEGDAS; encoded by the coding sequence GTGAGTGCCTTAAAGCTCGTTGTTTTTGATTGCGACGGAACGCTGGTGGACAGTCAGCACATGATCGTGGCTGCGATGAATAGAGCTTTTTCAGCGCACTCGCTGTCGTTGTTACCTCGCGAGAGGGTGCTTTCCATTGTGGGTCTTTCTCTCGAAGAGGCGATCACCAAATTGCTTCCTGAAGAGGACGGGGCGACGGTCTCGCTGGTGAAGGAGAGCTATCGCCAGGCTTTTTTTCATTTACGTCAGGACCCGTCCCTTCACGAACCGCTTTTTCCTGGTGCGAAAAAAGCGCTTGATGAGCTCTCGATGAGGGACGACGTGCTGCTTGGTGTGGCGACGGGCAAATCGCAGCGAGGGTTGCAGAACATCCTGGAGTTGCATGACATTCAGGGGCATTTCATGACCCTGCAAACTGCCGACGAACATCCCTCAAAACCGCACCCATCGATGATGCAGCAGGCGATGAGTGACGCGGGTGTTACAGCATCACAGACGGTTATTTTTGGTGATACGAGCTACGATATCGTGATGGGGCGGGATGCTGGTGCCCATGCTGTTGGAGTTTCCTGGGGGTATCATGACCGACAAGAATTGATGGCATATGGCGCTCCGCACGTGCTGGATCATTTTGACGATCTTGTTCCCTATCTGGATGCGCATTGGTCAGGTGATGCTGCTGCCAAACGCTCTTTGGAGATTGAAGGAGATGCGTCATGA
- a CDS encoding acetyl/propionyl/methylcrotonyl-CoA carboxylase subunit alpha (Derived by automated computational analysis using gene prediction method: Protein Homology.): MFKKILIANRGEIACRVMKTAKKMGIATVAVYSDADKDALHVEMADEAVNIGPAASAESYLVMEKILQAVKDTGAEAVHPGYGFLSENAAFAELLKKEGIAFIGPNVEAIQVMGDKIASKKFADKAKVNTVPGHLGVIKDTEEALKIAGDVGYPVMMKASAGGGGKGMRIAWSADDVAEGFQSAINEAVSSFGDDRIFIEKFVTEPRHIEIQVMADGTDAIYVGERECSIQRRNQKVIEEAPSPFLDEATRKEMGEQAVALAKAVNYQSAGTVEFIVDKDRNFYFLEMNTRLQVEHPVTELITGIDLVEQMIRVAAGEKLSIKQDDVKLNGWAIESRIYAEDPYRGFLPSIGRLSRYQPPAEVTSENGVTVRNDTGVYEGGEISLYYDPMIAKLCTHAATREEAVDAMSDALDAFYIEGIQHNIPFLGAIMEHERFRSGNINTGFIADEYPDGFEGVAVSPERADKLVLAAAFMNEIHALRATEITGQLPNRPRFLPEDWVVALDKEHTIHLRTEPEEEQLIVILQNEDGSERSRHTVASEWRPGDVVFEGVIDGEPIVLQAERARGLQGYNLTYRGSTVNAAVRTKNAHELAQFMPEKVEADTSKYLLCPMPGLVVSINVEVGQEVKVGQTLAVVEAMKMENILRAERDSVVAEISAAAGDSLQVDEVIIEFE, translated from the coding sequence ATGTTTAAAAAGATCCTGATCGCCAACCGAGGCGAAATCGCGTGCCGGGTGATGAAGACGGCAAAGAAGATGGGCATCGCAACCGTTGCTGTCTATTCAGATGCCGACAAGGATGCACTGCATGTCGAGATGGCGGATGAAGCCGTCAATATCGGACCTGCGGCGTCTGCTGAATCTTATCTGGTGATGGAAAAAATTCTTCAGGCGGTAAAAGATACTGGCGCGGAGGCTGTTCATCCCGGTTATGGCTTCCTGTCAGAAAATGCCGCATTTGCCGAATTGCTAAAGAAAGAAGGCATCGCCTTCATCGGTCCAAATGTCGAAGCCATACAGGTGATGGGAGACAAGATCGCCTCCAAGAAATTTGCTGACAAAGCAAAGGTGAATACGGTTCCGGGCCATCTTGGTGTCATTAAGGACACTGAAGAAGCTCTGAAAATTGCCGGCGACGTCGGTTACCCGGTGATGATGAAGGCATCCGCTGGCGGGGGCGGTAAGGGCATGCGCATTGCGTGGTCTGCGGATGATGTCGCGGAAGGTTTTCAATCAGCAATCAATGAAGCGGTGTCGAGCTTTGGCGATGATCGCATCTTTATTGAGAAGTTTGTTACCGAGCCACGTCACATCGAAATTCAGGTGATGGCGGATGGAACGGATGCGATCTATGTGGGTGAACGTGAGTGTTCCATCCAGCGTCGTAACCAGAAGGTGATTGAAGAAGCGCCAAGCCCGTTTCTTGATGAAGCCACACGCAAAGAGATGGGCGAGCAGGCTGTCGCACTTGCGAAAGCCGTCAACTATCAGAGTGCGGGTACGGTTGAGTTCATCGTCGACAAGGATCGGAATTTCTACTTCCTTGAAATGAACACACGCCTTCAGGTTGAGCATCCTGTCACAGAACTTATTACCGGTATTGATCTGGTTGAGCAGATGATCCGGGTTGCTGCAGGCGAGAAACTCTCGATCAAGCAGGACGACGTGAAACTCAATGGATGGGCGATCGAAAGCCGGATTTATGCCGAAGACCCTTATCGTGGCTTCCTGCCGTCGATCGGTCGTTTGAGCCGCTATCAGCCACCAGCGGAGGTGACCTCGGAGAATGGTGTCACCGTTCGGAACGATACAGGTGTCTATGAGGGCGGTGAGATTTCGCTCTACTATGATCCGATGATCGCGAAACTCTGTACGCACGCTGCTACTCGTGAGGAAGCAGTAGATGCCATGTCGGACGCCCTGGACGCATTCTACATTGAAGGCATCCAACACAATATCCCGTTCCTTGGTGCGATCATGGAGCATGAACGCTTCCGGTCAGGGAATATCAATACTGGCTTTATAGCGGATGAATATCCCGACGGATTTGAAGGTGTGGCTGTATCACCTGAAAGGGCGGACAAGCTCGTTCTCGCGGCGGCATTCATGAATGAAATCCATGCGCTGCGCGCGACGGAGATCACGGGGCAGTTGCCAAACCGTCCGCGCTTCCTACCGGAAGACTGGGTTGTGGCGCTCGACAAAGAGCACACCATTCACCTACGGACGGAGCCGGAGGAAGAGCAGCTGATTGTGATCCTTCAGAACGAAGATGGCAGTGAGCGTAGTCGCCATACTGTTGCCAGCGAATGGCGCCCTGGTGATGTCGTTTTTGAAGGCGTCATTGACGGTGAGCCAATTGTACTTCAGGCCGAACGTGCCCGTGGTCTTCAGGGCTACAACCTGACATATCGTGGCTCGACCGTTAATGCGGCGGTCCGCACGAAGAACGCACATGAGCTCGCTCAGTTCATGCCAGAGAAGGTTGAGGCAGATACGTCTAAGTATCTCCTGTGCCCGATGCCAGGTTTGGTGGTGTCCATCAATGTTGAAGTTGGGCAGGAAGTGAAAGTGGGGCAGACTCTCGCCGTTGTTGAAGCGATGAAGATGGAGAACATTCTCCGTGCAGAACGGGACAGTGTTGTTGCAGAGATTTCAGCGGCAGCCGGGGACAGCCTTCAGGTGGATGAGGTGATCATCGAGTTCGAATGA